In Halorussus limi, a genomic segment contains:
- a CDS encoding hydrogenase iron-sulfur subunit: MNTGVFVCSCADTCDVDLEGVREGVEDVDVVASSRLLCEDGLAAMDRVVDEYELDQLVVTAAESRCKQTFRELAAEKGLHPDAAAFVDHREGAGWVHDEPAATEKTARLLNARFAGLREEAVSRSVSREAGRSVAVVGDPETAAALADTADVTLVADGEDFADSDADLDDVTIERGRVAGVDGRYGDFEIALDSRVTEDCVGCMECVRKGPDAGVTRLPVDISLKAAAAAGDGASETTDGETAADGGTPEWVECCPTDAIDLSGVERTISADQVVYPGADRETRGGRVGFYTGPIDAGTIAAVEDLLGGVEKPKHLDLEMDVCASGESSQMGCNECVEACPHGAVERPRIDAVEFDEVACQDCGACTSACPTGATKLREPSNRRIAREVEALLEPPDSGGWLFGGNDPIGEQVVAFVCSERARRALRTYGREARSAGEDGGDADFSYHPILPVSVPCADAVGEAHAMHALAAGADGVALVGCGDECQHSGPDPKAELVERVNRAARDLGLGERATFLAPDPSDPETFAASLDEFAEAVGESPVPAGEYEATGRIADEDRPNPEFDGHGWTLESVRAILDHADPEREVIRGLTDFGRMAVSDDCALTPTCTNLCPTDAIRRREGDLQFNHQRCVDCGLCEQGCPESAIAMRDGLDLSLLPENRAAEVEDGEDPAWVTVMEGEMRECVRCGDPFASEASAEKIEGEVGDMVAGLAPDSDHSVFEYCGDCRARLLFEG; encoded by the coding sequence ATGAACACGGGGGTGTTCGTCTGCTCGTGCGCAGATACGTGCGACGTAGACCTCGAAGGGGTGCGGGAGGGCGTCGAAGACGTGGACGTGGTGGCGAGTTCGCGCCTGCTGTGCGAGGACGGACTCGCCGCGATGGACCGCGTCGTCGACGAGTACGAACTCGACCAACTCGTCGTCACGGCCGCCGAGTCGCGGTGCAAGCAGACGTTCCGGGAGTTGGCGGCCGAGAAGGGACTCCACCCGGACGCGGCCGCGTTCGTCGACCATCGCGAGGGCGCGGGGTGGGTCCACGACGAACCCGCGGCGACCGAGAAGACCGCCAGACTCCTGAACGCCAGATTCGCGGGCCTTCGGGAGGAGGCCGTCTCGCGTTCGGTCTCCCGCGAGGCGGGTCGCTCGGTCGCGGTCGTCGGCGACCCGGAGACCGCGGCCGCGCTGGCCGACACCGCAGACGTGACGCTGGTCGCGGACGGCGAGGACTTCGCCGACTCCGACGCCGACCTCGACGACGTGACGATAGAGCGCGGGCGCGTAGCCGGTGTCGACGGCCGGTACGGCGACTTCGAAATCGCGCTCGACTCCCGCGTGACCGAGGACTGCGTCGGGTGCATGGAGTGCGTCCGGAAGGGTCCCGACGCGGGCGTCACTCGACTCCCGGTCGATATTTCGCTGAAGGCCGCCGCGGCGGCCGGTGACGGAGCGAGCGAGACGACGGACGGGGAAACGGCCGCCGACGGCGGAACCCCCGAGTGGGTCGAGTGCTGCCCGACCGACGCCATCGACCTGTCGGGCGTCGAGCGCACGATTTCGGCCGACCAAGTCGTGTACCCCGGCGCGGACCGCGAGACGAGGGGCGGCCGCGTCGGGTTCTACACGGGGCCGATAGACGCGGGCACCATCGCGGCGGTCGAGGACCTGCTCGGCGGCGTCGAGAAGCCCAAACACCTCGACCTGGAGATGGACGTGTGCGCGTCGGGCGAATCGAGCCAGATGGGGTGCAACGAGTGCGTCGAGGCCTGCCCCCACGGCGCTGTCGAGCGCCCGCGAATCGACGCGGTCGAGTTCGACGAGGTGGCCTGTCAGGACTGCGGGGCCTGCACGAGCGCGTGCCCGACCGGCGCGACCAAACTCCGGGAGCCTTCGAACCGCCGCATCGCGCGCGAGGTCGAGGCCCTGCTCGAACCGCCGGACTCGGGCGGGTGGCTGTTCGGCGGGAACGACCCCATCGGCGAGCAGGTCGTGGCGTTCGTCTGCTCGGAGCGCGCCCGGCGCGCGCTCCGAACCTACGGGCGGGAAGCGCGCTCCGCCGGCGAGGACGGCGGAGACGCCGACTTCTCGTATCACCCCATCCTGCCGGTCTCGGTCCCCTGCGCCGACGCGGTAGGCGAGGCCCACGCGATGCACGCGCTGGCGGCGGGGGCCGACGGCGTGGCGCTGGTGGGTTGCGGCGACGAGTGCCAGCACTCCGGGCCGGACCCGAAGGCGGAGTTGGTCGAGCGGGTGAATCGCGCGGCCCGCGACCTCGGACTGGGCGAACGCGCGACGTTCCTCGCGCCCGACCCGAGCGACCCCGAGACGTTCGCCGCGTCGCTGGACGAGTTCGCGGAGGCGGTCGGCGAGTCGCCGGTCCCCGCGGGCGAGTACGAGGCGACCGGAAGAATCGCGGACGAGGACCGACCGAACCCCGAGTTCGACGGTCACGGCTGGACCTTAGAGAGCGTCCGGGCGATTCTGGACCACGCCGACCCCGAGCGCGAGGTGATTCGGGGCCTGACGGACTTCGGCCGGATGGCGGTCAGCGACGACTGCGCGCTGACGCCGACCTGCACGAACCTCTGTCCGACCGACGCGATTCGACGGCGCGAGGGAGACCTGCAGTTCAACCACCAGCGGTGCGTCGACTGCGGCCTCTGCGAGCAGGGGTGTCCCGAGAGCGCGATTGCGATGCGCGACGGCCTCGACCTGTCGTTGCTCCCGGAGAACCGGGCGGCGGAAGTCGAGGACGGCGAGGACCCGGCGTGGGTCACGGTGATGGAGGGCGAGATGCGCGAGTGCGTGCGCTGTGGCGACCCCTTCGCCAGCGAGGCCTCGGCCGAGAAAATCGAGGGCGAAGTCGGCGATATGGTCGCTGGACTCGCGCCCGACTCGGACCACAGCGTCTTCGAGTACTGCGGCGACTGCCGCGCCCGACTGCTGTTCGAGGGGTAA
- a CDS encoding TorD/DmsD family molecular chaperone: protein MDETELYAARIEIIDYAIDTFWDAPRESFVANLLEGDVRIPGDEVNPALDEGFAELERFVDANEGREVGAVRDELATEYTRVFVGPRPPVLAHETYYREDADFLGEGLAEVSASYAAAGWSPPEEYPEEDDHLAVELAFLRYLVDRQRRGDEETFGFERVFLDEHLLQWVEAFADDVLAETDEPLYRAGAKVAAGFAEFEDELVAQMV from the coding sequence ATGGACGAAACCGAACTCTACGCCGCGCGCATCGAAATCATCGACTACGCCATCGACACCTTCTGGGACGCGCCCAGAGAGTCGTTCGTGGCGAACCTGCTGGAGGGCGACGTTCGAATACCGGGCGACGAGGTGAACCCCGCGCTCGACGAGGGGTTCGCGGAACTGGAACGCTTCGTGGACGCCAACGAAGGCCGGGAGGTCGGAGCGGTGCGAGACGAACTGGCGACCGAGTACACGCGGGTCTTCGTCGGCCCGCGTCCGCCCGTCCTCGCCCACGAGACGTACTACCGGGAGGACGCGGACTTCCTCGGCGAGGGACTGGCGGAGGTGTCGGCCAGTTACGCCGCGGCCGGGTGGTCGCCGCCCGAGGAGTACCCCGAGGAGGACGACCACCTCGCCGTCGAACTGGCCTTCCTGCGCTATCTGGTGGACCGCCAGCGCCGGGGCGACGAGGAGACGTTCGGCTTCGAGCGCGTGTTTCTGGACGAACACCTCTTGCAGTGGGTCGAGGCGTTCGCCGACGACGTGTTGGCGGAGACCGACGAACCGCTCTACCGGGCCGGGGCGAAGGTCGCGGCCGGGTTCGCCGAGTTCGAGGACGAACTAGTCGCCCAGATGGTGTAG